Genomic DNA from Candidatus Binatia bacterium:
ATCCACTCCGCACCAACGCCTACGTCTTTGCCCACAACGGCATGCTCGGGTTCCCGACGACGAAGGCGATTCGCCGCCGGCGCTGACTGCCGTACACGCCAATGGGCGTGGCGCCTACGGCTGCTCCGGTTCGGGCGAGGTGGCCTGCGGATTCTCACGGTCGGATGCCCACCGCGCGGGATTGTCGAGGATGTATCGCCGTATACGGTTCAGCGATTCCTCGTTGCGAATGATGTGTTCGTAGTAGTTGCGCTGCCACAACCGTCCCGCGAACGCCGGCCACCCGGATTGTTTGACCGCGTCCGCATACCGTCTGGTGGTCATGGTCTTGAACCGATGCACCACGTCCCCCAACGACATCGTAGGGGCAGGCCCCCGTGCCTGCCCCGCATCGCGCCCGTCCGGGCGACCACGGGGGGTCGCCCCTACCGCATCGTCACGCCCATCCGGGCGACCACGGGGGGTCGCCCCTACCGCATCGCGCCCGTCCGGGCGACCACGGGGGGTCGCCCCTACCGCATCGCGCCCATCCGGGCGACCACGGGGGGTCGCCCCTACCGCATCGTCGCGCCCATCCGGGCGACCACGGGGGGTCGCCCGTACGAGGACGATGATGCCGTGGACATGATTGGGCATGACAACGAATTCGTCGGTTTCCACGCCGCGATAGAATGTCGGCATGTCATTCCATACCGATTGGATCAACCGTCCCGCGTCGTTCAACCGCATGTCCCCATTCACCACGTCACCGAATAGGAAGGCGCGGTTCTGCGTGCAGATGGTAATGAAATAGCCCCCCTGCTGTTGGTAATCGTATCCCTTCAGGCGGATGGATCGCCGGCGATCGCCCTCCGGGCCGCCCGTCATAGCGCGCCTCATTCATGTCGGGGCACGGCGCCGCCGGGACCCGACCCCGTTCTTGCAGCAGGGATTT
This window encodes:
- a CDS encoding transposase — its product is MTGGPEGDRRRSIRLKGYDYQQQGGYFITICTQNRAFLFGDVVNGDMRLNDAGRLIQSVWNDMPTFYRGVETDEFVVMPNHVHGIIVLVRATPRGRPDGRDDAVGATPRGRPDGRDAVGATPRGRPDGRDAVGATPRGRPDGRDDAVGATPRGRPDGRDAGQARGPAPTMSLGDVVHRFKTMTTRRYADAVKQSGWPAFAGRLWQRNYYEHIIRNEESLNRIRRYILDNPARWASDRENPQATSPEPEQP